From a single Saccharomyces kudriavzevii IFO 1802 strain IFO1802 genome assembly, chromosome: 15 genomic region:
- the DDR2 gene encoding Ddr2p (similar to Saccharomyces cerevisiae HOR7 (YMR251W-A) and DDR2 (YOL052C-A); ancestral locus Anc_8.802) gives MKVSQVLISAVSIFGFATSVNAQNVSNTTTNAAPALHGQNGQMLNAGIVGAAVGGALAFLI, from the coding sequence ATGAAAGTATCACAAGTTTTGATTTCCGCCGTCTCGATCTTCGGCTTCGCTACTAGCGTAAACGCCCAAAACGTTTCCAACACGACCACTAATGCTGCTCCTGCTTTGCACGGGCAAAACGGCCAAATGCTAAACGCCGGTATCGTCGGTGCCGCCGTAGGTGGTGCTTTGGCCTTCTTAATCTAA